In Gammaproteobacteria bacterium, the genomic stretch AGGCAATGGGGCTATCGATTTCAGATGCTATCCGTTTGCTTATGCTTCGAGTGGCTGATGAACGTCGTTTACCCTTTGAAGTAAAAGTGCCTAATTCAAGTACTCGAAAGGCTATAAAAGAGCTTGAATCTGGTAAAGGCAAGAAGTTTTCTAGTGTTAAGGGATTGCTGGAAGATTTGAATGAGGATGATTGAGCGCTCATCTGCGTTTAACGCGATTATAAACGCATAAAGGCGGCGCCACGCTATAGTAAAAACTTGGACACTTTAATTTCCAATGTTCTTGAATTTTTATTAGCAGATGAAATATTGCCCGAGAGAAATCGTGATCATGCATTAAGTGGTGGGTGGCATGGTTATCGTGAATGTCATATCAGACCAGATCTCTTGTTAATTTATAAAAAACTAGATCAGAATACAATTCGACTCGCTAGGCTTGGATCACACAGTGAATTATTTGATTAGATGATATAAAAAACATTTGAGATAAAAATTACATTAACAAAATAAGAAGACCTTTCAACGAAACTTTTCAATAAA encodes the following:
- a CDS encoding type II toxin-antitoxin system RelB/DinJ family antitoxin, which codes for MMIKSDTYVRARIDAVTKERAADALEAMGLSISDAIRLLMLRVADERRLPFEVKVPNSSTRKAIKELESGKGKKFSSVKGLLEDLNEDD